A single window of Jiangella alkaliphila DNA harbors:
- a CDS encoding sugar nucleotide-binding protein, which produces MKVLIVGGSGFLGGELVRQARAAGHDVAATHLTRPGDADGVQWRPLDVRRRDEVAALADDVWPDVVVNAAYRQSDWAITADGAAHVALAAAATGARLVHVSSDAVFSGAAVHYDETCEPDPVNAYGAAKAAAETAVKAIAPRAVIARTSLIIGDGGSPQETRVHDLAAGRREGVLFTDDIRCPVHVADLAAALLELAASDRAGVHHVAGPDAVSRYELGLLIAERDGLDPAALRTGTRAADGPPGPLDVRLDCRTTQARLHTTLRGVREFLTQRG; this is translated from the coding sequence GTGAAGGTGCTCATCGTCGGCGGCAGCGGTTTCTTGGGCGGTGAGCTCGTGCGTCAGGCCCGGGCCGCCGGCCACGACGTCGCCGCGACCCATCTGACCCGCCCGGGCGACGCCGACGGGGTCCAGTGGCGGCCGCTGGACGTGCGCCGGCGGGACGAGGTCGCCGCGCTGGCCGACGACGTCTGGCCGGACGTCGTGGTCAACGCCGCGTACCGCCAGTCCGACTGGGCGATCACCGCCGACGGCGCCGCCCACGTGGCGCTCGCCGCCGCGGCGACCGGCGCCCGCCTCGTCCACGTCTCCAGCGACGCGGTCTTCTCCGGCGCCGCCGTCCACTACGACGAGACGTGCGAACCGGACCCGGTCAACGCGTACGGCGCGGCGAAGGCGGCCGCCGAGACGGCGGTCAAGGCGATCGCGCCGCGGGCCGTCATCGCCCGGACGTCCCTCATCATCGGCGACGGCGGTTCGCCCCAGGAGACGCGCGTCCACGACCTCGCCGCCGGGCGTCGAGAGGGCGTCCTGTTCACCGACGACATCCGCTGCCCGGTCCACGTCGCCGACCTCGCGGCCGCGCTGCTGGAGCTCGCGGCCTCGGACCGGGCCGGCGTCCACCACGTCGCCGGGCCGGACGCCGTGAGCCGCTACGAGCTCGGGCTGCTCATCGCCGAGCGGGACGGACTCGACCCGGCCGCGCTGCGGACCGGCACCAGAGCCGCCGACGGCCCGCCCGGCCCGCTCGACGTGCGCCTGGACTGCCGCACGACCCAGGCGCGGCTCCACACAACCCTCCGCGGCGTCCGCGAGTTCCTGACGCAGCGCGGCTGA
- a CDS encoding SMI1/KNR4 family protein has translation MATARELSIWMPVLEALLRDAPAGVELVEFTGTVGTGSVGGSQRLDGERPRHRPEGTELFDALHGAASAIGGEQVGVVLRASRSGRREADVVELPEGASYGMGDMIGDLVLVDGALPGLYRRQTEPGANPRPTAASADPAALTRLVHQKLPDAAGAPAAQLAAVEERLGVPLTDEVRALYLAAAAGELIVGGEDGFYGMALIPLDDDETRGWYLPGARMSQWRFGAKETLGPDPRRKVRPLGATPLWFPVGHDWGGNTYAVDLVPDVDGHRGQVVFLDHEQNAGATLVGESLTELLVHGREGEPTGPVGGAGTAHVNDRNGTTVAAAAGNAELEVVSLGLLDAPADLTPLLDRPRVRTLDALPGTLADPRQAARFPGLEYLSMGADDWRILLDAGEVPRQLLAARVAGGDDDLAVVVATANELLGLWDRPLIQVTRLR, from the coding sequence GTGGCCACAGCGCGTGAGCTGAGCATCTGGATGCCCGTCCTCGAGGCGCTCCTGCGCGACGCGCCGGCGGGGGTGGAGCTGGTGGAGTTCACCGGCACCGTCGGGACCGGGTCGGTCGGCGGGAGCCAGCGGCTGGACGGCGAGCGGCCGCGGCACCGGCCGGAGGGCACCGAGCTGTTCGACGCGCTGCACGGAGCGGCGAGCGCGATCGGCGGCGAGCAGGTGGGCGTCGTCCTGCGGGCGAGCCGGAGCGGGCGGCGCGAGGCCGACGTCGTCGAGCTGCCGGAGGGTGCGTCGTACGGCATGGGCGACATGATCGGCGACCTCGTGCTGGTCGACGGCGCACTGCCGGGGCTGTACCGGCGCCAGACGGAGCCCGGCGCGAATCCTCGTCCGACGGCGGCCTCCGCCGATCCCGCGGCGCTGACGCGGCTGGTCCACCAGAAGCTCCCGGACGCCGCCGGCGCACCGGCCGCCCAGCTCGCCGCCGTCGAGGAGCGGCTCGGTGTGCCGCTCACCGACGAGGTCAGGGCGCTCTACCTGGCAGCGGCGGCGGGCGAGCTGATCGTCGGCGGCGAGGACGGGTTCTACGGCATGGCGCTGATCCCGCTCGACGACGACGAGACGCGCGGCTGGTACCTGCCCGGCGCGCGGATGTCGCAGTGGCGGTTCGGCGCGAAGGAGACGCTGGGGCCGGACCCGCGGCGCAAGGTCCGGCCGCTCGGCGCCACGCCGCTCTGGTTCCCCGTCGGGCACGACTGGGGCGGCAACACCTACGCCGTCGACCTGGTGCCGGACGTGGACGGGCACCGCGGCCAGGTCGTCTTCCTCGACCACGAGCAGAACGCCGGCGCCACCCTCGTCGGCGAGTCGCTCACCGAGCTGCTCGTGCACGGACGCGAGGGCGAACCGACCGGGCCGGTCGGCGGCGCCGGGACCGCGCACGTCAACGACCGCAACGGCACCACGGTCGCGGCGGCCGCGGGCAACGCCGAGCTGGAGGTCGTCAGCCTCGGCCTGCTCGACGCCCCAGCCGACCTGACGCCGCTGCTCGACCGGCCGCGCGTCCGCACCCTCGACGCGCTGCCGGGGACGCTCGCCGACCCGCGCCAGGCCGCGCGGTTCCCAGGGCTGGAGTACCTGTCGATGGGCGCGGACGACTGGCGGATCCTGCTCGACGCGGGCGAGGTGCCGCGTCAGCTGCTCGCGGCCCGGGTCGCCGGCGGGGACGACGACCTGGCCGTGGTCGTCGCGACGGCGAACGAGCTGCTCGGGCTGTGGGACCGGCCGCTCATCCAGGTGACGCGGCTGCGCTGA
- a CDS encoding class I SAM-dependent methyltransferase has product MSEQPPAHIARLIPRLELTGTERILELGAAPGVAVAEIGPILSGDGHVTALDRSAVGARRIRERNQALVDAGRVSVVEQDLTTLAPEPPSRFDLIFASNVNVFWTHPRKANVDALAALLAPGGRLRLFYGYGPGDGAGSGRDTGSLVAATLRAAAGLADVTIDGAGPTLQVSARKRD; this is encoded by the coding sequence ATGAGCGAACAGCCGCCGGCACACATCGCCCGGCTGATCCCCCGGCTCGAGCTGACGGGGACCGAGCGCATCCTCGAACTGGGCGCGGCGCCGGGCGTCGCGGTCGCGGAGATCGGCCCGATCCTCAGCGGCGACGGGCACGTCACGGCGCTGGACCGGTCCGCCGTCGGCGCCCGGCGGATCCGCGAGCGCAACCAGGCCCTCGTCGACGCCGGCCGGGTCAGCGTCGTCGAGCAGGACCTGACGACGCTCGCGCCGGAGCCGCCCAGCCGGTTCGACCTGATCTTCGCGTCGAACGTCAACGTGTTCTGGACGCACCCGCGCAAGGCCAACGTCGACGCGCTCGCGGCGCTGCTGGCGCCGGGCGGCCGGCTGCGGCTGTTCTACGGCTACGGGCCGGGCGACGGCGCGGGCAGCGGCCGCGACACCGGGTCGCTGGTCGCCGCCACCCTGCGCGCCGCGGCCGGGCTGGCCGACGTCACGATCGACGGGGCCGGCCCGACCCTGCAGGTCAGCGCGCGGAAGCGGGACTAG
- a CDS encoding phosphatidylinositol-specific phospholipase C/glycerophosphodiester phosphodiesterase family protein, giving the protein MSDRSRFRRIVRAVVAVPLAAALGVAVSAAAHAVTGPHDPAHAHNDYEHERPLLDALDHGFTSVEADVWLVDGELLVAHDAWEVQPGRTLESLYLDPLRDIVHANGGSVYPEWDGSLQLLIDIKNTGEATYAEIDSVLRRYQDMMTRFMGDRVQTGAVTAVISGDRPRATMQAQRLRFAGYDGRLGDLTSGLPASFMPLLSDNWGNHFTWRGVGPIPEAERAKLQQIVTTAHAAGYRVRFWATPDTPGPARDAIWSELLAAGVDHLNTDDLAGLDAFLSAR; this is encoded by the coding sequence ATGAGCGATCGGTCCCGTTTCCGTCGAATCGTCCGCGCCGTCGTGGCGGTCCCGCTGGCGGCCGCCCTCGGCGTCGCCGTCAGCGCCGCCGCACACGCCGTCACCGGCCCCCACGACCCCGCCCACGCCCACAACGACTACGAGCACGAGCGCCCGCTCCTGGACGCGCTCGACCACGGGTTCACCAGCGTCGAGGCCGACGTCTGGCTCGTCGACGGCGAGCTGCTGGTCGCGCACGACGCCTGGGAGGTACAGCCCGGCCGGACCCTGGAGTCGCTGTACCTGGACCCGCTGCGCGACATCGTCCACGCCAACGGCGGCTCGGTGTACCCGGAGTGGGACGGCTCGCTGCAACTGCTCATCGACATCAAGAACACCGGCGAGGCGACCTACGCGGAGATCGACTCCGTGCTGCGCCGGTACCAGGACATGATGACGCGGTTCATGGGCGACCGGGTCCAGACCGGCGCCGTCACCGCCGTCATCAGCGGCGACCGGCCGCGCGCGACCATGCAGGCCCAGCGGCTGCGGTTCGCCGGCTACGACGGCCGGCTCGGCGACCTGACGAGCGGCCTGCCGGCCAGCTTCATGCCGCTGCTCAGCGACAACTGGGGCAACCACTTCACCTGGCGCGGCGTCGGCCCGATCCCGGAGGCGGAACGGGCGAAGCTTCAGCAGATCGTCACGACGGCGCACGCCGCCGGCTATCGCGTCCGCTTCTGGGCGACGCCGGACACCCCCGGCCCGGCGCGTGACGCGATCTGGTCCGAGCTGCTCGCCGCCGGCGTCGACCACCTCAACACCGACGACCTCGCCGGGCTGGACGCGTTCCTGTCCGCGCGCTAG
- a CDS encoding FxLYD domain-containing protein → MSFQPLPPAPPPPPPPVERRRRGWVWPLVAVLALIAGGGAGVAVGMAIDDDESDPVAQETSAPDETEGGDSDELEQLRERLEAVEQQRDDLKQRLDEARAELDERETEPPAEEEPLESEPTPFEGEFTDGVFTFTDVQVLRDFAGDFEVRATVTNTGDETVDFASWTATVLYEGEQVSTLTTTATELAAGDSVDAQFIGFDDYGDWDAVEFAVDSDTDQT, encoded by the coding sequence ATGAGCTTCCAGCCCCTGCCGCCGGCGCCGCCGCCACCCCCGCCGCCGGTCGAGCGCCGCCGGCGTGGGTGGGTGTGGCCGCTGGTGGCCGTGCTCGCGCTGATCGCGGGCGGCGGCGCCGGGGTGGCCGTCGGCATGGCCATCGACGACGACGAGTCCGACCCGGTCGCGCAGGAGACCTCCGCGCCTGACGAGACCGAGGGCGGCGACAGCGACGAGTTGGAGCAGCTGCGCGAGCGCCTCGAAGCGGTCGAGCAGCAGCGCGACGACCTCAAGCAGCGGCTCGACGAAGCCCGCGCTGAGCTCGACGAGCGCGAGACGGAGCCGCCGGCGGAGGAAGAGCCGTTGGAGTCCGAGCCCACGCCGTTCGAGGGCGAGTTCACCGACGGTGTCTTCACGTTCACGGACGTGCAGGTGCTGCGCGACTTCGCCGGCGACTTCGAGGTCCGGGCGACGGTGACGAACACCGGCGACGAGACCGTCGACTTCGCCTCCTGGACGGCGACCGTCCTCTACGAGGGCGAGCAGGTCTCGACGCTGACCACGACCGCCACGGAGTTGGCGGCCGGCGACTCCGTCGACGCCCAGTTCATCGGCTTCGACGACTACGGCGACTGGGACGCCGTCGAGTTCGCCGTCGACTCCGACACCGACCAGACGTAG
- the aztD gene encoding zinc metallochaperone AztD, with protein sequence MTTPRIAATATVALSALLLTACGGDDPPTRSQSTSSPREDGAQEVQEAESRLVATYDGGVMVLVGESLEVVETFELDGFTRVNPAGDGRHVLVSAGDAFQVLDTGAWSTAHGDHEHHYVGDPALTGVEFEADHPGHVVRHAGTTVLFSDGSGRIEIFQPDELADGAPETEVVTADLPHHGVAVQLANDELLVTLGDETTRTGAKVLDAGRAEIARSEDCPGVHGEAVADDETIVVGCENGVLVYRDGAFTKIPSPDPYGRIGNQAGTDDSTVVLGDYKVDPDAELERPERVSLIDTATNTLQLVDLGVSYTFRSLARGPQGVALVLGTDGAIHVIDPASAQVTGSIPVIGAWTEPADWQQPRPALVVDGETAYVTDPAASEVHAVDLAAGAVVASETLPQIPNELAGAKG encoded by the coding sequence ATGACCACACCACGCATCGCCGCCACTGCCACCGTCGCGCTGTCCGCGCTCCTGCTCACCGCCTGCGGGGGCGACGACCCGCCCACCCGCAGCCAGAGCACGTCCTCGCCGCGCGAGGACGGCGCGCAGGAGGTGCAGGAGGCCGAGTCCCGGCTGGTCGCGACCTACGACGGCGGCGTGATGGTGCTCGTCGGCGAGTCGCTGGAGGTCGTCGAGACGTTCGAGCTGGACGGCTTCACCCGGGTCAACCCGGCCGGCGACGGCCGGCACGTGCTCGTCTCCGCGGGCGACGCGTTCCAGGTGCTCGACACCGGCGCCTGGAGCACCGCGCACGGCGACCACGAGCACCACTACGTCGGCGACCCCGCGCTCACGGGAGTCGAGTTCGAGGCCGACCACCCCGGCCACGTCGTCCGGCACGCGGGCACGACCGTGCTGTTCAGCGACGGATCCGGGCGCATCGAGATCTTCCAGCCGGACGAGCTCGCCGACGGCGCGCCGGAGACCGAGGTCGTCACGGCCGATCTGCCGCACCACGGTGTCGCCGTGCAACTGGCGAACGACGAGCTCCTCGTCACGCTCGGCGACGAGACGACCCGCACCGGCGCCAAGGTCCTCGACGCCGGCCGCGCCGAGATCGCCCGCAGCGAGGACTGCCCCGGCGTGCACGGCGAGGCGGTCGCCGACGACGAGACCATCGTCGTCGGCTGCGAGAACGGCGTCCTCGTCTACCGCGACGGCGCGTTCACGAAGATCCCCAGCCCCGACCCGTACGGCCGCATCGGCAACCAGGCCGGCACCGACGACTCCACGGTCGTCCTCGGCGACTACAAGGTCGACCCCGACGCGGAGCTGGAGCGGCCCGAGCGGGTCTCGCTCATCGACACGGCGACGAACACGCTCCAGCTGGTCGACCTGGGCGTCAGCTACACGTTCCGGTCGCTCGCCCGCGGCCCGCAGGGCGTGGCACTGGTGCTCGGGACGGACGGCGCGATCCACGTCATCGACCCGGCGTCGGCGCAGGTCACCGGCTCGATCCCGGTGATCGGCGCATGGACGGAGCCGGCGGACTGGCAGCAGCCGCGACCGGCCCTCGTCGTCGACGGCGAGACCGCTTACGTCACCGACCCCGCGGCGAGTGAAGTGCATGCCGTCGACCTCGCCGCCGGAGCCGTCGTCGCCTCCGAAACTTTGCCGCAGATCCCGAACGAATTGGCCGGCGCGAAGGGGTAA
- the orn gene encoding oligoribonuclease: MVWIDCEMTGLDLQRDALVEVAVLVTDAELNVLGDGVDVVIRPPDDALEQMNDVVRQMHTASGLLTELAGGVTMDEANTLVMQYIKAHVPEPSKAQLAGNTVHMDRLFLARDLPEVEGWLHYRNIDVSSIKELVRRWYPRVYFASPTKTGNHRALGDIKDSIDELRYYRRTVFVPLPGPDSTNSRAAAVAIMNEARAAQTASD; the protein is encoded by the coding sequence ATGGTGTGGATCGACTGCGAGATGACCGGCCTCGACCTCCAGCGCGACGCGCTCGTCGAGGTGGCCGTGCTCGTGACCGACGCCGAGCTCAACGTCCTCGGCGACGGCGTCGACGTCGTCATCCGCCCACCCGACGACGCGCTGGAGCAGATGAACGACGTCGTGCGGCAGATGCACACCGCCAGCGGCCTGCTCACCGAACTGGCCGGCGGCGTCACCATGGACGAGGCGAACACCCTGGTCATGCAGTACATCAAGGCGCACGTGCCGGAGCCGTCGAAGGCCCAGCTGGCCGGCAACACCGTCCACATGGACCGGTTGTTCCTGGCTCGCGACCTCCCCGAGGTCGAGGGCTGGCTGCACTACCGCAACATCGACGTGTCGTCGATCAAAGAGCTGGTGCGCCGCTGGTACCCGCGCGTCTACTTCGCCAGCCCGACGAAGACCGGCAACCACCGCGCGCTCGGCGACATCAAGGACTCCATCGACGAGCTGCGGTACTACCGGCGCACGGTGTTCGTCCCGCTGCCGGGGCCGGACAGCACGAACTCGCGGGCCGCGGCGGTCGCCATCATGAACGAGGCGCGCGCCGCCCAAACCGCGTCGGACTAG
- a CDS encoding sialidase family protein — protein MRTVPVLLAGVVALGLLSTPASSAPDVVSGGPTWSPGTPDVVIAQAAPGKKLHFPNAERLADGSVVAVAREGAGHTGQDGRLLMLTSDDGGSTWSAPEVVHDSPYDDRDPMITQLSSGRLLLSWFQNDYSVTPPEPMGTFVAHSDDGGQTWSAPVAVQSMLSGESDIVDTYELGWNASHGQVKELPGGDLIVPLYGTVPDDKWQKATVVRSSDGGETWSAATESLIASATGTHYQEPVLTVLPGGVVHALLRIGTAASTMGAVHSQESWSRDGGRTWSAPAEIDLVTSSAHTEVLRDGSVFLAYGDLSGHFTDRRGTVGAVIRSPLSPWSGAARELVWDSGTGDQANPAVVEARPGRVLVIGFDSAASRLVGTFVDVSDVRPDRPDPRRVDLAALVASGAASVSTDMTHVQAGRPGVGVLGAIDGVVGYWDAAWAPRAAPASYTVEFDRPRRLSSVGVALKPGYASAAVVSVRSASGGWRDVGSLDSVVRWGDDLTWFRSAGPVDAVRVSITSSSGWAVLAELGVRAPGG, from the coding sequence ATGAGAACCGTTCCCGTCCTGTTGGCCGGCGTCGTCGCGCTCGGCCTGCTGAGCACCCCCGCGAGCAGCGCGCCTGACGTCGTCAGCGGCGGCCCGACGTGGTCACCCGGCACCCCGGACGTCGTGATCGCGCAGGCCGCGCCGGGCAAGAAGCTGCACTTCCCGAACGCCGAGCGGCTGGCCGACGGGTCCGTCGTCGCCGTCGCCCGCGAAGGCGCCGGCCACACCGGCCAGGACGGCCGGCTGCTGATGCTGACCAGCGACGACGGCGGCAGCACCTGGTCCGCGCCCGAGGTCGTCCACGACAGCCCGTACGACGACCGCGACCCGATGATCACGCAGCTGTCCTCCGGCCGGCTGTTGCTCAGCTGGTTCCAGAACGACTACTCCGTCACCCCGCCGGAGCCGATGGGCACGTTCGTGGCGCACAGCGACGACGGCGGCCAGACGTGGTCCGCGCCGGTCGCGGTGCAGTCGATGCTCAGCGGCGAGTCGGACATCGTCGACACCTATGAGCTGGGCTGGAACGCCAGCCACGGCCAGGTCAAGGAACTGCCGGGCGGGGACCTCATCGTCCCGCTCTACGGCACCGTCCCCGACGACAAGTGGCAGAAGGCGACCGTCGTCCGCAGCAGCGACGGCGGCGAGACCTGGTCGGCGGCGACGGAGTCGCTGATCGCCTCGGCGACCGGCACGCACTACCAGGAGCCGGTGCTGACGGTGCTGCCCGGCGGCGTCGTGCACGCGCTGCTGCGCATCGGCACCGCCGCGTCGACGATGGGCGCGGTGCACTCGCAGGAGTCGTGGTCGCGCGACGGCGGGCGGACGTGGTCCGCGCCGGCGGAGATCGACCTGGTGACGTCGTCGGCGCACACCGAGGTGCTGCGGGACGGTTCGGTGTTCCTCGCCTACGGCGACCTGTCCGGGCACTTCACCGACCGGCGGGGGACGGTGGGTGCGGTGATCCGGTCGCCGTTGTCGCCGTGGAGCGGGGCCGCGCGCGAGTTGGTGTGGGACTCCGGCACCGGTGACCAGGCCAACCCCGCCGTCGTCGAGGCGCGGCCCGGCCGGGTGCTCGTGATCGGCTTCGACTCGGCGGCCAGCCGGCTGGTCGGCACCTTCGTCGACGTGTCGGACGTGCGGCCGGACCGCCCCGATCCGCGGCGGGTGGACCTGGCCGCGCTGGTGGCGTCCGGCGCGGCGTCGGTGTCGACCGACATGACGCACGTGCAGGCGGGCCGGCCCGGGGTGGGCGTGCTGGGCGCGATCGACGGCGTGGTCGGCTACTGGGACGCCGCCTGGGCGCCGCGGGCCGCGCCGGCGTCGTACACCGTCGAGTTCGACCGCCCCCGCCGGCTGTCGTCGGTCGGGGTGGCGTTGAAGCCCGGCTATGCGTCGGCGGCCGTGGTGTCCGTGCGGTCGGCCTCTGGCGGGTGGCGCGACGTCGGCAGCTTGGACTCGGTCGTGCGCTGGGGCGACGACCTGACCTGGTTCCGCTCCGCCGGCCCGGTCGACGCCGTCCGCGTCTCCATCACGTCGTCGAGCGGCTGGGCCGTTCTCGCCGAACTCGGCGTCCGCGCCCCGGGCGGCTGA
- a CDS encoding YceI family protein: MTTTTDLTQLTGDYVLDLAHTRLGFVARHAMVTKVRGAFNEFEGTARIDGGDPSQSSVNIVIKTASVDTRNEQRDGHLRTNDFFEIETYPEITFASTAIGQSDETTFQVTGDLTIKNVTKPVTFDLEFTGAATDPFGNQRVGFDGALVINRKEWNVTWNAPLEAGGVLVSEKVTLEFEISAIKQA, translated from the coding sequence ATGACCACGACGACCGACCTGACCCAGCTGACCGGCGACTACGTGCTGGACCTGGCGCACACGCGGCTCGGTTTCGTCGCCCGGCACGCGATGGTGACCAAGGTGCGCGGCGCCTTCAACGAGTTCGAGGGCACGGCCCGCATCGACGGCGGCGACCCGAGCCAGTCCTCGGTGAACATCGTCATCAAGACCGCCAGCGTCGACACCCGCAACGAGCAGCGCGACGGCCACCTGCGGACCAACGACTTCTTCGAGATCGAGACCTACCCCGAGATCACCTTCGCGTCGACGGCGATCGGCCAGTCGGATGAGACGACGTTCCAGGTCACCGGCGACCTCACCATCAAGAACGTCACCAAGCCGGTCACCTTCGACCTCGAGTTCACCGGCGCGGCGACCGACCCGTTCGGCAACCAGCGCGTCGGCTTCGACGGCGCCCTGGTGATCAACCGCAAGGAGTGGAACGTCACGTGGAACGCCCCGCTCGAGGCGGGCGGCGTCCTCGTCAGCGAGAAGGTCACGCTGGAGTTCGAGATCTCGGCCATCAAGCAGGCCTGA
- a CDS encoding MarR family winged helix-turn-helix transcriptional regulator, producing the protein MAETRWLDDHEQGAWRAYLRMNTVLGAALSRQMQTESMLSMQDFEVLVHLTDVDDARLRVSELARAMRWEKSRLSHHLSRMEKRGLIGREECSSDGRGAFIVLTPEGRAAIEAAAPSHVDAVRRHFFDVLTDDDVKALTSIAGRVIARVEATDTCPSE; encoded by the coding sequence ATGGCAGAGACACGGTGGCTCGACGACCACGAGCAGGGCGCCTGGCGCGCCTATCTGCGCATGAACACCGTCCTCGGCGCCGCCCTCAGCCGTCAGATGCAGACCGAGTCGATGCTCTCGATGCAGGACTTCGAGGTCCTCGTGCATCTCACCGACGTCGACGACGCCCGGCTGCGGGTGTCCGAGCTGGCCAGGGCGATGCGCTGGGAGAAGAGCCGGCTCTCGCACCACCTCAGCCGCATGGAGAAGCGCGGCCTCATCGGCCGTGAGGAGTGCTCGTCCGACGGCCGCGGCGCGTTCATCGTCCTGACCCCCGAGGGCCGGGCCGCCATCGAGGCCGCCGCGCCGTCGCACGTCGACGCCGTCCGCCGGCATTTCTTCGACGTCCTCACCGACGACGACGTCAAGGCGCTGACTTCGATCGCCGGCCGCGTCATCGCCCGCGTCGAGGCGACCGACACCTGCCCCTCCGAGTAG
- a CDS encoding CsbD family protein: MGADDKMSNAAEKATGKAKEALGKVTDDERTEAEGKTDQSKADLKQAGEKVKDAFKR; encoded by the coding sequence ATGGGTGCGGACGACAAGATGAGCAACGCCGCCGAGAAGGCCACCGGCAAGGCCAAGGAGGCACTCGGCAAGGTCACGGACGACGAGCGGACCGAGGCCGAGGGCAAGACCGACCAGTCGAAGGCCGATCTGAAGCAGGCCGGCGAGAAGGTGAAGGACGCCTTCAAGCGCTGA
- a CDS encoding DUF3592 domain-containing protein has product MGNILRIVIGLAGLAAAAWSMSRTMRLRRDGRLADAVVTESTLKHRTGGQGERSSRWVSTVAFLDEDGAERTSSLPGRFTVGQTVPIRYLPDGSERVARAGKGSFAEMFAILGATAGGIALTLLI; this is encoded by the coding sequence ATGGGCAACATCCTGCGCATCGTCATCGGCCTGGCCGGACTGGCCGCGGCGGCGTGGTCGATGTCGCGCACCATGCGCCTACGCCGCGACGGGCGGCTCGCCGACGCCGTCGTCACGGAGTCGACGCTGAAGCATCGCACCGGCGGGCAGGGCGAGCGGAGCAGCCGCTGGGTCTCGACGGTCGCGTTCCTCGACGAGGACGGCGCCGAGCGGACGTCGTCGCTCCCCGGGCGGTTCACCGTCGGCCAGACGGTCCCGATCCGCTACCTGCCGGACGGCTCGGAGCGGGTCGCGCGCGCCGGCAAGGGCTCCTTCGCCGAGATGTTCGCGATCCTGGGCGCCACGGCCGGCGGCATCGCCCTCACCCTGCTGATCTGA
- a CDS encoding DUF3467 domain-containing protein: MANPPERREYDIDIPAEVEPGTYADFASIWHTADSFVLDFAVLKRPPKPSVGEDGSRVLKVPTRVVTRVRVPPSQVFEIMKGLEKQLSMWERSHGVKRRSPEDT, encoded by the coding sequence ATGGCCAACCCGCCCGAACGCCGTGAGTACGACATCGACATCCCGGCCGAGGTGGAGCCCGGCACGTACGCCGACTTCGCCTCCATCTGGCACACCGCCGACTCCTTCGTCCTCGACTTCGCCGTCCTCAAGCGCCCACCGAAACCGTCCGTCGGAGAGGACGGCAGCCGGGTGCTGAAGGTGCCGACCCGCGTCGTGACGCGCGTGCGGGTGCCACCGAGCCAGGTCTTCGAGATCATGAAGGGTCTGGAGAAGCAACTGTCCATGTGGGAGCGCAGCCACGGCGTCAAGCGCCGGTCGCCGGAAGACACCTAG